A genomic segment from Streptomyces sp. NBC_01233 encodes:
- a CDS encoding TetR/AcrR family transcriptional regulator → MSVKERKDRERAERERLIVATARELAEQQGWDAVTTRRLAERIEYSQPVLYSHFRGKREIIGAVALEGAAELAAAVRAAASRANGPRERVAALARAYLDFAEDNPAVYDALFQLDGGLAYAQEDTPEPLKDAFAALLECLAEVAGDGVHPGMFTEVFWAALHGLATLTRAGRLLPEDAEPRVELLVDRLAMV, encoded by the coding sequence ATGTCGGTAAAGGAACGCAAGGACCGTGAACGGGCGGAGCGCGAGCGACTCATCGTGGCGACAGCCCGCGAACTCGCCGAGCAGCAGGGGTGGGACGCAGTCACCACCCGCCGGCTCGCCGAGCGCATCGAATACAGTCAGCCCGTCCTCTACAGCCACTTCCGCGGCAAGCGCGAGATCATCGGCGCCGTCGCCCTGGAAGGCGCCGCCGAGCTGGCCGCGGCGGTGCGTGCCGCGGCCTCCAGAGCGAACGGCCCGCGCGAGCGGGTCGCCGCCCTCGCCCGCGCCTACCTCGACTTCGCCGAGGACAACCCGGCGGTCTACGACGCCTTGTTCCAGCTCGACGGCGGCCTGGCGTATGCGCAGGAGGACACCCCCGAGCCGCTGAAGGACGCCTTCGCCGCCCTGCTCGAGTGCCTCGCCGAGGTCGCCGGCGATGGCGTCCACCCGGGGATGTTCACCGAGGTGTTCTGGGCGGCTCTGCACGGCCTGGCGACCCTGACCCGAGCGGGCCGCCTGCTGCCCGAGGATGCTGAGCCGAGAGTGGAGCTGTTGGTGGACCGCCTCGCCATGGTCTGA
- a CDS encoding alpha/beta fold hydrolase has protein sequence MSNLNGGSETSDGPGADAPRRGAPAFLLVHGAGGNSYGWSPVLRELGMRGHRAVAVDLPGHGTGAYFPLSCQTPQDPERLRTEPSPLARVTLADCAAHVVGVVRAVHRNGPVILVGQSLGGVTVNAVANQVPELISHLVYASAFCPTRHASVTQLMTTPEAATSALFRLTAVRTPPELGVNRVNWRSGDPAFFAAAKEAPGSDLPDAEVRALLNTLEPDESAAIGAADARGLPEGWGRVKRTFLRFTEDRSIPPALQVLMIREADGTTPRNPFRVRSRPRRTSARATWPSGGRAGAGGTDVPLR, from the coding sequence ATGAGTAACTTGAATGGCGGCAGCGAAACGAGTGACGGCCCGGGCGCCGACGCACCACGGCGCGGCGCGCCCGCCTTCCTCCTCGTCCACGGCGCCGGCGGCAACTCCTACGGATGGTCGCCCGTCCTGCGCGAGCTCGGCATGCGCGGGCACCGGGCGGTGGCGGTGGACCTGCCCGGACACGGGACGGGCGCGTACTTCCCGCTCTCCTGCCAGACCCCCCAGGACCCGGAGCGGCTGCGCACCGAGCCCTCGCCGCTCGCCCGGGTGACGCTGGCGGACTGCGCGGCGCACGTCGTCGGCGTCGTGCGCGCCGTGCACCGCAACGGCCCCGTGATCCTGGTCGGCCAGAGCCTCGGCGGGGTGACGGTGAACGCGGTCGCCAACCAAGTGCCCGAGCTGATCTCCCACCTGGTGTACGCGTCCGCCTTCTGCCCGACCCGGCACGCCTCGGTGACGCAGCTGATGACGACCCCGGAGGCGGCCACCAGCGCCCTGTTCCGGCTCACCGCCGTCCGGACCCCGCCGGAACTCGGCGTCAACCGGGTCAACTGGCGCTCGGGCGACCCCGCCTTCTTCGCGGCGGCCAAGGAGGCGCCGGGCAGTGACCTGCCGGACGCCGAGGTGCGCGCACTGCTCAACACCCTGGAGCCGGACGAGTCCGCCGCGATCGGGGCCGCGGACGCCCGGGGGCTGCCGGAGGGGTGGGGGCGGGTGAAGCGCACGTTCCTGCGCTTCACCGAGGATCGCTCCATCCCGCCGGCGCTGCAGGTCCTGATGATCCGCGAGGCGGACGGGACGACACCGCGCAACCCCTTCCGCGTACGGTCCCGTCCGCGCCGCACATCGGCCCGCGCGACGTGGCCGTCTGGGGGACGAGCTGGAGCAGGTGGCACGGATGTGCCACTGAGGTGA
- a CDS encoding IS30 family transposase has translation MRAAGVRRRDAAAQAGVHERTAEDWDRGIRQIGHSRLHPDGRRIDYKTGVTTIAATSSRSSLATVEAELHPRFLTVTERELIADLHREGRSLRAIGRALGRPASTIKREIDARSVDGVYRPHRAQRAWARSRSRPKDSKLAQDGPLRRFVAEKLQEQWSPEQICHALVIEFPDDESMRVSPETIYQAVYVQARGGLRREVAAALRTGRTRRKPHRSPDQRTRRFVDEMVMISERPAEVEDRAVPGHWEGDLIVGPRSESAIVTLVERSTRYVMLGHLPGGHTAEEVRDVLVPLIQTLPGHLRGSLTWDQGCEMAAHKQFTVATGVPVYFCDPHSPWQRGSNENTNGLLRQYFPKSTDLSVHSPEDLEHVAQQLNGRPRKTLGWKTPAERLRDLLTST, from the coding sequence CTGCGTGCTGCGGGAGTCCGGCGCCGTGATGCCGCCGCGCAGGCCGGCGTCCATGAGCGCACCGCTGAGGACTGGGACCGCGGTATCCGGCAGATCGGCCACTCGCGCCTGCATCCTGACGGGCGCCGCATCGACTACAAGACTGGTGTGACCACCATCGCCGCCACCTCTTCAAGGTCGTCCCTCGCAACGGTCGAGGCCGAACTGCACCCCAGGTTTCTCACGGTGACCGAGCGAGAGCTGATCGCTGATCTGCACCGTGAAGGCCGGTCGCTGCGCGCGATCGGACGGGCACTGGGCCGACCGGCGTCCACGATCAAGCGCGAGATCGACGCCCGGTCGGTCGATGGCGTCTACCGGCCGCACCGGGCCCAGCGGGCATGGGCGAGGAGCCGGTCGCGCCCCAAGGACTCCAAGCTCGCCCAGGACGGCCCGCTCCGCCGGTTCGTCGCGGAAAAGCTGCAGGAACAGTGGTCACCCGAGCAGATCTGCCACGCTCTGGTCATCGAGTTCCCCGACGACGAGAGCATGCGCGTGAGCCCGGAAACGATCTACCAGGCGGTCTACGTCCAGGCCCGTGGCGGACTGCGCCGCGAAGTCGCGGCCGCGCTGCGCACCGGGCGCACTCGCCGCAAGCCGCACCGCAGCCCGGACCAGCGCACGCGCCGGTTCGTCGACGAGATGGTGATGATCTCCGAGCGTCCTGCCGAGGTCGAGGACCGGGCAGTGCCCGGTCACTGGGAGGGCGATCTGATCGTCGGCCCCCGCAGCGAGAGCGCGATCGTCACCCTGGTCGAGCGCTCCACCCGCTACGTCATGCTGGGGCATCTGCCCGGCGGGCATACGGCCGAGGAGGTCCGCGACGTGCTGGTGCCCTTGATCCAGACCCTGCCCGGGCACCTGCGCGGCTCGCTGACCTGGGACCAGGGCTGCGAGATGGCCGCGCACAAGCAGTTCACCGTGGCCACAGGCGTGCCGGTCTACTTCTGCGACCCGCACTCACCCTGGCAGCGCGGATCGAACGAGAACACCAACGGCCTGCTACGGCAGTACTTCCCCAAGAGCACCGACCTGTCCGTGCACAGCCCCGAAGACCTCGAACACGTCGCCCAGCAACTCAACGGCCGGCCCCGCAAAACGCTCGGCTGGAAAACCCCAGCCGAGCGCCTGCGTGATCTACTGACGAGCACGTAG
- a CDS encoding nitroreductase family deazaflavin-dependent oxidoreductase, producing MTTDIDWDNPTDPRPGSWQLDHVKEYVASSGAEGQYWKGTQTLLLTTVGRVSGNPVRTPLIYGEADGRYLLVASNGGDPRHPLWFRNLTAHPEVRVQVGAEILQGAARTASAEERAAYWPLMVKHWPAYDEYQAKTDREIPIVIIEPVT from the coding sequence ATGACCACCGACATCGACTGGGACAACCCGACCGACCCCAGGCCGGGGAGCTGGCAGCTGGACCACGTCAAGGAGTACGTGGCTTCCAGCGGCGCCGAGGGTCAGTACTGGAAGGGCACCCAGACGCTCCTGCTCACCACGGTGGGCCGGGTCTCCGGCAACCCCGTGCGCACCCCCCTGATCTACGGCGAGGCCGACGGCCGCTACCTGCTCGTCGCCTCCAACGGCGGCGACCCCCGGCACCCCCTCTGGTTCCGGAACCTGACCGCGCACCCCGAGGTCCGCGTTCAGGTCGGCGCCGAGATCCTCCAGGGCGCGGCCCGCACCGCGAGCGCCGAGGAGCGCGCCGCCTACTGGCCGCTGATGGTGAAGCACTGGCCCGCGTACGACGAGTACCAGGCCAAGACGGACCGCGAGATCCCGATCGTGATCATCGAGCCGGTCACATAG